TCTCGGGAGTGACCGACTTGTGCTCATTGACAATGGCCGAGACCGCCTTGCGTGATACACCGAGCGTCTCAGCCAACTGGGTATTCGTTACGCCCAAGGGCTCGAGATACAAATTCTTCAAAATACGGCCGGGATGAGCCGGCGGTCTGTTCCTGGTGCTCATAATCAATGATAATCCTCATAATCTAGCTGATGGGCGTCTCCATTCTCGAATCGGAAAGTGACTCGCCAGTTCCCGGAGACTTTAACTGCCCATCTGTTTTCCGCTTTCGGCTGCAACAGATGCAATCCCGATCCTGGAAAGTTCACGTCTTGGATCGACGTGGCCGCGTCAAGCACGTCCAGGATGTCTGCAAGTCGATTGGCATGCTTGGGTTGTATGCCCTTCTTTGTTCCATCATAGTAGAAATCCTCGAGACCTTTGTGACGAAACGACTTAATCATCTAGAGCCACCTGTTCGGAGTTCTTCACGATCGGTCGCAAGTGCCCGGCATCTGAATGTTACCCATCGGCTATACCTACACATCCATTGTAACTCTTAGGGTGACACCTGTCAAGATTCCTAGTGTGCGCTCAGCTATCTGATATCGTAACTGTTCAGCTTGAATGTCGTTAGCCGCCGGGACGGATCGGCTGCGGCACGGTTGGCGGCGGCCCCTGGAGACCCGTTGCCACGTCGGCGGTCGGCATCTGCAGCGGTGAACTCAACCGGACGACAAAGACGCCGGTACACCAGGAAATCGGCTGGAAAGCGATCTCCAGCCCGGTTCCGGCGCAGGCGGCCATCGTTTCATCGGCTGCCCAGTAAAACTCATCCTCGTCCCACGTCTCTGCGCCCGACTGTTGACGCAATTCGGCCGTGGCAAAGGCCACATCGCCGACGACGATCAGCCCCTGCGCCATCAAATGATGGGTCGCCAGCCGCTGTAACAGGCTGATTTTTGTCGCCAGGTCGAACTCGTGCAGCACGAAGTTGGCGACAATGCGGTCGAAGCGCTGCTGCAGGGCTTCCGGCCAATCGGCCGTCAGATCCATCTGGATCAGCGTGACCTGCGGGACCTTCTCCCGTACAATCGCCAGCATCGCCGGCGAGAAGTCCGTCCCCCAGACTTCGCAGCCCAACGTCACGAAGCGCTGGGCCAGGTTGCCGGTGCCGATGCCCAGTTCCAGCACGCGCATGCCCGGCGCAACCGCCGCGGCGTGGACGACCGCGTCCAGCACCTCATCGTAGCTGGCAAAGATGCCCTGGTCGGTGCGCACCGATTGATCGTAGCGCGCGGCCCAGCGCTCAAAGATGGGGAGACGGGTGTTTTCAGGCATAGTCCGTAACTCCACGGACGGTGCGCGGCCAACAGCGGCAAGAGCGGCTCCAGCCCCTGGAACTGCCAGGCGCGGCCGGTCTGGATGGACTCCAACTCGCCCATCCAGACCGGCGCTTCGCGGTTCACGACTTCCCCGGCCGGCTCGCGCCACAGGCGGACCATGAATGAGGCGTAGGTAAGCTC
Above is a genomic segment from Candidatus Amarolinea dominans containing:
- a CDS encoding HigA family addiction module antidote protein; this encodes MSTRNRPPAHPGRILKNLYLEPLGVTNTQLAETLGVSRKAVSAIVNEHKSVTPEMALRLARAFPNTAPEFWLNLQRSYDLWHAIQRSQDWQQVRSLIGQLADSPA
- a CDS encoding type II toxin-antitoxin system RelE/ParE family toxin — translated: MIKSFRHKGLEDFYYDGTKKGIQPKHANRLADILDVLDAATSIQDVNFPGSGLHLLQPKAENRWAVKVSGNWRVTFRFENGDAHQLDYEDYH
- a CDS encoding class I SAM-dependent methyltransferase — translated: MPENTRLPIFERWAARYDQSVRTDQGIFASYDEVLDAVVHAAAVAPGMRVLELGIGTGNLAQRFVTLGCEVWGTDFSPAMLAIVREKVPQVTLIQMDLTADWPEALQQRFDRIVANFVLHEFDLATKISLLQRLATHHLMAQGLIVVGDVAFATAELRQQSGAETWDEDEFYWAADETMAACAGTGLEIAFQPISWCTGVFVVRLSSPLQMPTADVATGLQGPPPTVPQPIRPGG